TGCCGGTTACGGGGAACGGCGGAGGACGGCGCTCGACGCCGTGGATCGCATGCACGCGTTCCACGGCGAAGGGAAAACGCTCCCTGAATACAAGCTCCTTGTCGCTCCTGTTCCCGCAGCTCTCGTGCCGGAATATCGCGATCTTGCCGTATTGTCTGAGAACGTGTTTATCGATGCATATTCCTCTCTCATGAACGTGGCAGAGAAGATACGCAAAGGCACGTACAAGCGGATCGAGAAATTCCCGGAATTCCTCAATGACCTGAGATCGCTCGCCGCCATCGCCGATGATCTCGCGCTCGATCTTGCCTTCGCCCGCTATCGCGACGCCGTATCCGCCGTCGCAGAACTTGCGGCGACCGCGCTCAATGCGTACCAGCAGATGCGTATCGAAAGGAATATCATCTCCTTTGACGACATCATCGCCACCGCGGTGCGCCTTTTCGACACCGGCACCGTGCGCGATGCGATACGCCGCCGTTACACGCATATCATCGTCGATGAGTTCCAGGATACCAACTGGCAGCAGTATGAGCTCATTCGCCGTCTTGTCGAGGGCGCTATGCCGCATCCCGTTCTTTTCGTCGTCGGCGACCGCAAGCAGTCGATATATCGTTTCCGCAATGCGGATGTAAGCCTCTTCACCCGCACAAAGGCCGATATTGAACGCGCAGGCGGGACATCATTCGGTCTTTCGAATAATTTCAGAAGCACGCCGGCCATGCTCGCATTCTTCAACGCGTTCTTCTCCCATGTCCTTTCCGGCGATACGATAGTCGGCTACGGCCCCGATGACGATTTCAGCAATGCCGCACCATCGGACGAACGAGCGGTGACATTCCTCATGTGCAATACGCGTACAAGGGACGGCACGGAAATCCTCGCCCGCGAGCGTACGCATCTCGAAGCGCATGCATTCGCCCGCTGCGTCGCCGACCACGCGGACGGCGGCCGCTCCTTCGACGGCACGGCGCTCCTCCTTCCGTCATTCTCCGATATCCACGAATACCTCGCTGCGTTCGCCGCATACGGCATACCGTATCACATCATGGGCGGGCAGGGGTTCTATGAGCGCGATGAGATACGCCACCTCACCGTGCTCATCACCTATCTCGCGACCTTTTCCGATGCGCTCTTCTTTCCGGTTCTCAAGCTCCCGTTCTTTGCGCTCATCCCGGAAGACAGCTCGACGCTTGCCGCATGCATGTATGCAATGGATATATCACCGCACACGTTCTGTTCGGGAACGGCTGTGCCGAAAGAAGCAGGAGCGGAAGCCGCCCGCGCCGTTGCGCTCATCAGGGAGTTCGCGGCCTATACGACCATCCATGGCATCGCCGATACGATAGAGTTCATCGTGGAGCGCACGCGATATCATGCCTATCTCATGACCGATGTCGAGGGGGAGATCGCGTACGCGAACGTGAGGAAATTCATCGAGATAGCGCGCGTGTTCGAGAAGGGCGGCGGACGCACGCTCATCGATCTTGTACGATATGTGGAGCATGAGATAGAAGCGAATGCAAAGGAAGGATATGCCGTCATCCCCGAGCTCTCCTCGCGCGCATTACGCGTCTATACCGTACACGCCGCGAAGGGACTTGAATTCGATACGGTACTCCTCGGGGGGCTCACCAAAAAACCGCCGGTGAACTCGGAAGAACTTTCGTTCATGGGCCGCTCGCTCGCCGTGCGCGTGAAACATCCGGACATCGGGACCATACTCATCTCGGACAGGGATGATGCCGAAGAGGAACGTCAGACGCTTTCCGAGCGCAAGCGTCTTCTCTACGTGGCAGCAACACGCGCCAAACGCTCGCTCGTCATCGCGGGACCGGCGGGCGGATACGCAGAGAC
This sequence is a window from Spirochaetota bacterium. Protein-coding genes within it:
- a CDS encoding UvrD-helicase domain-containing protein, whose amino-acid sequence is MKYADPDTIRASIIRTLADEHRHVFVGASAGSGKTSTLVALYRALIEKGVSADTIAAITFTENAAHEMKRRIRASLAKGRGMASIARASISTIHSFCLALIREYGCMAGITLPPRVAETNGGTAELLRARVLAELDANTDAAQVLMPLMNLHIASRKASFVDAVVALAQGIIPRFADEERFLASVSAGLDRAAGYGERRRTALDAVDRMHAFHGEGKTLPEYKLLVAPVPAALVPEYRDLAVLSENVFIDAYSSLMNVAEKIRKGTYKRIEKFPEFLNDLRSLAAIADDLALDLAFARYRDAVSAVAELAATALNAYQQMRIERNIISFDDIIATAVRLFDTGTVRDAIRRRYTHIIVDEFQDTNWQQYELIRRLVEGAMPHPVLFVVGDRKQSIYRFRNADVSLFTRTKADIERAGGTSFGLSNNFRSTPAMLAFFNAFFSHVLSGDTIVGYGPDDDFSNAAPSDERAVTFLMCNTRTRDGTEILARERTHLEAHAFARCVADHADGGRSFDGTALLLPSFSDIHEYLAAFAAYGIPYHIMGGQGFYERDEIRHLTVLITYLATFSDALFFPVLKLPFFALIPEDSSTLAACMYAMDISPHTFCSGTAVPKEAGAEAARAVALIREFAAYTTIHGIADTIEFIVERTRYHAYLMTDVEGEIAYANVRKFIEIARVFEKGGGRTLIDLVRYVEHEIEANAKEGYAVIPELSSRALRVYTVHAAKGLEFDTVLLGGLTKKPPVNSEELSFMGRSLAVRVKHPDIGTILISDRDDAEEERQTLSERKRLLYVAATRAKRSLVIAGPAGGYAETVYDTLIADFVRANGGIPLIDESYGVSEDMHGLRPITHDAPHARFFLYGRGIAAARTEGAGAIAERSRIAHEVCRILAGKPHPKAIEVHRTYDTITARAHALHSRDTIDRITLYHDAASDDALSPAEMGDRVHRMLEHYRSDAASTDRLVEEFFPEGTSDALRARTMLNAFIASSVGKNLASGAWTEVGREVPFTAVHRKDGREHWLPGRIDLIARDEKGALIIVDHKTAKQPPSSEAYRFQMRSYCCCVARMYAVPISAVRAILLYLGAAKGPEEETISVTEEDVPAVESMLFG